The segment ATGGGGAATGGTTCAATACTGCAGAGCAATGGCATTCAGCAGAATTAATAAACTGGTATTATAATCTGGTGGGAGATGAGGCTATTGTAAACAACCGCTGGGGAAGTGGGCTGGATGTAGGTTTTCTCACCCCTGAATATAGTGCGGGAATAAAAGAAACTACCAGGCCCTGGGCAGAAGTTAGGGGAATTGGGAGATCCTTCGGCCTTAATAGAAATGAAGATCTGGAAGCCTATGGCACTTCAAAGGAATTGGTTGAAAAATTTGTGCAAGCGGTTGCCAATGGTGGTGGAATGATCCTCAACGTAGGTCCCGGAGCTGACGGGCAGATCCCATTGATCCAGCAGGAACGCCTTGTACAGTTAGGGAAGTGGCTTAAGATCAATGGAGAAGCAATTTATGGTACAAAATCTTTTTCTGTAATTGAAGAAGAGAAAGAAGTTCAAATATCAAGAATAGATAACAATATAAACTTTAACTGGGTACGTAATGCACCAATGAAGGGAATTCGGGAGGATGATTTTTCTGTGAAATGGGAAGGATTTCTGTTTCCTCCCCAAAGCGGGAAGTACATTCTGGAACTGGAAGCTGATGATGAAGCAGTTCTTAAACTGGACGGTAAAACTATTATAAATAACAATTATACAGCCCCAGACAAAGAGGCTGAGGTTATGAATGCCAATACCAGTAATTCCAACCGGGCAGAGATAAATCTTACGGCAAATAAGCCTTACTACCTGGTGCTGGAGTACAGGGAAAAGAAGCAAAATGCCATGGTAAAGTTGTCCTGGAGCACAAAGGGAAAAGAAAAGGATATTATTCCACCTTCAGCTTTTTATTTAGATCAAAATCGAAATGACGCCGGAATTTCAGGAGAATATAATTCTTTGAAAACTCATATGGCGTATACCAGGAATACTAATTCGGTGTTTGCCATAAGCTTTGAATGGCCGGAAGAAATTTTGGAGTTAAACATACCAAAACCCCGGGACGGAGCCACAGTTCAAATGCTGGGATTGGAAAGAGATTTAAAATGGTGGTATAAGGAAGAAAAACTATATATAAACACAGGTGAGATAAAATATGGGGAATTACCTTCCCACGATGCCTGGACATTTAAAATTGAAAATTACTAATTTCTATAAAAATGAAAATAATAAGATTTGGTGAGGCGGGAAAAGAAAAACCTGGAGTACAACTGGCAAATGGAAAGCGTCTTGACGTTTCTGGCTTTGAGTCAGATTATACCGAAGATTTTTTTGCTAATGATGGAATTTCAAAACTAAATACCTGGCTCAGCTCAAATGAAGAAAATTGCGAGGAAATTGGGGAAAATGTAAGGCTTGGTTCTCCTATTGCACGTCCTTCAAAAATTGTTTGTGTAGGTCTAAATTATGCCAAACATGCTGCTGAAAGTGGGATGGATGTCCCTAAAGAACCTATTCTTTTTTTTAAAGCAACCAGTGCCATTGTTGGGCCTAATGACGATTTGATCATTCCCCGCGGAAGTAAGAAAACAGATTGGGAAGTGGAGTTGGGTGTAGTGATTGGTAAGAAAACCTCCTATGTAGATGAAGCAGAAGCTATGGATTATGTTGTAGGGTATGTTCTACATAATGACTACAGTGAAAGAGAATTCCAGATAGAGAGATCGGGGCAATGGGTGAAGGGAAAAAGCTGTGACACTTTCGCACCCCTCGGTCCTTTTTTGGCAACTAAAGATGAAATAAAGGATCCACATAATTTAGATTTATGGCTAAAATTAAATGGAGAGATTAAGCAGCAAAGTAATACTTCAGATTTTGTTTTTAATATTCCCCAATTAGTAAGCTATATAAGTCAATTTATGACCCTTTTACCAGGCGACATAATATCAACAGGAACCCCTTTTGGGGTTGGGATGGGACTTAACCCACAACGTTACCTAAAACCGGGAGATCTAGTAGAACTGGGTATTGATGGACTGGGAACATCCAAACAAACAGCAAGAGCTTATAAAAAATAAATGAGAGTTGACAGCCATCAACATTTCTGGGCCTATGATTCGCAACGGGAAAGCTGGATAAATGAGAATATGAAGGCCATCCGCAGGAATTTTTTTCCTGAAGATCTTAAGCCTGTTCTTTCTCAGCACCATTTCGATGGCTGTATTGCTGTGGAGGCAAATAATTCAGAAGAAGAAACACAATTTTTACTAGACCTGGCACGTCAGAACTCTTTTATAAAGGGTGTGGTTGGCTGGGTGGACCTGGCTGCCGATAATTGTGAAGAGCGGTTAGAATATTTTTTAGAAAATCCATTATTTAAAGGAATACGATACTCGCTGCAGGGTCAAGATTTAAGGGAGATTATCACTCCACATTTTAAAAGAGGAATTGCACTCCTCAGTAAATTTGATCTCACTTACGATTTGCTTGTACAGGAACAACAATTACCAGAAATTGTTGAGTTTGTAAAAGAATTTCCTTCCCAGCGCTTTGTTCTGGATCATATGGCGAAACCTCAAATTTCATTTGGTCATTCCGGGAAATGGGAGAAGAACATCAGCAATTTGGGAGCTTGTGATAATGTCTATTGTAAAGTGTCAGGATTTCTTACTGAGACAGAAGATTATAAATGGAGTTCCAATGATTTTACGCCTTTTATAGATACTGTGGCTAAGTGTTTTCGGGGAAGATCGATTGATGTTTGGATCAGATTGGCTAAGTATGCCTTGCAGCAGGAACTTATGGGGATACAGTGCAAATCATAGAAAGTTTTTTTGCCACGCGTGGTAGTTCCGCTTTGGAAAAAGTAATGGGTAATAATGCTTTGAAATTTTATAAAATATGATTAAGAAGATCTCCGTTTTGTTTTCTGCGGTGTTGGTTTCCTGTTCCTCTTTTAAAGCGGAGCAAGTTCAGGTGCAGCCAGATACTCTTCCTCAACACATTTTATGGTATGAAGCACTTAAGCAGAAGAGTGGTTGCAGGCTTTACCAATAGGGAACGGCAGGTTGGGGGCGATGGTATTTGGTGATCCTGAAAATGAGAGAATTCAGCTTAATGAAGATTCCATGTGGCCCGGTGGACCAGATTGGGGAAATTCCAAAGGAACTCCTGAAGATTTAAAATTTCTGAGGCAATTGATTGAAAATGGAAATATTGAACAGGCCGATAACGAGATCGTTGAAAGGTTTTCTTATAAGGGAATTGTACGCTCCCATCAAACTATGGGCGATCTTTTTATACAATTTGAAGATCGCGGTCCTATAGAAAATTACAGGCGGTCTCTCAATCTTAATACTGCCGAAGTGGTAGTAAATTACACTTCAGGAGACGCAGATTATAACCAAAAAGTTCTGGCCAGTGCGCCCGATGATGTGGTAATTATTGAACTATCTACTACTTCAAAAAAAGGAATGGATCTTAAACTCAGGTTAGATCGGCCAAAAGATGAGGGTCACTCAACAGTTACCCTTAGTAATCCATCCTCTTCTGAAATTTCTATGAAAGGTGAAGTAACCCAATATGGGGGAAGAAAACATTCTCAACTAAGCACCTTTAGACTATGGTGTTAAATTTGAGACAGTTCTAAAAGCCGAAAATGAGGGTGGTACTGTAACAGCCCAAAATGGTGGCCTAATTCTGCAGGGTGTAAAAAAAGTAACTCTAAAAGTAGTTGCGAACACCTCCTTTTATAACAAGGATTTTGAAGATAAGAACAAAAAAGAGTTGCGCCGTCTTTCCAACATAAAATATTCTGAAATCTTTAAAAGACACGTTCGGGATCATCAAAAGTATTTCAATAGAGTCAGTCTTCAATTGGGGGATTCACAAAAGGTAAATTTGCCCACAGATATTCGGCTCAAAAATTTGGCAACCGGAAAGGAAGATCTGGGATTAGTAGCAGATCTATTTCAGTTTGGTCGCTACCTCCTAATTTCATCGTCGCGCCCGGGAACTAATCCTGCGAATCTACAGGGTCTCTGGAATGAACATATTGCCGCACCCTGGAATGCTGATTATCACCTGAATGTTAACCTGCAAATGAATTATTGGCCCGCAGAAGTGACGAACCTTACCGAATTGCATATGCCCCTCTTCGATTTTACAGATAAGCTCATAGAACGGGGTCGTATAACAGCAAGGGAACAATATGGTATAAAAAGAGGAGCTGTAGCTCATCAGGCTACAGATCTTTGGGCCCCCGCATTTATGCGTGCCGAGCAACCTTACTGGGGAAGCTGGATACACGGTGGAGGCTGGCTGGCACAACATTATTGGGAGCATTATAATTTTACAAAAGACAAGACTTTTCTCAGAGAAAGGGCTTTCCCCGCTATAAAATCATTTGCTGAATTTTATCTTGACTGGTTGGTATGGGATGAAAAGACCCAAAAGTGGGTTTCTTTTCCTGAAACTTCTCCGGAAAACTCTTATCTTAATAAGGAAGGAAAAAGGGCAGCGGTCTCTTATGGCAGCGCCATGGGGCATCAAATCATTGCAGAGGTATTCGACAATATCCTATCCGCAGCTGAGGTTTTGGAAATAGAAGATGATTTTGTCAAAGAAGTAAAAGAAAAACGAAAAAACCTTTTTCCCGGGATTGTGGTGGGTCCCGATGAAAGGTTGCTTGAGTGGAATGAACCTTATGAGGAACCGGAAAAAGGCCATAGACATCTCTCTCATCTTTACGGGCTGCATCCGGGAAATGATATTATCCAATCCACACCTGGAGCTTTTGAGGCTGCAAAAAATTCTATTGATTACCGTCTTCAGCATGGAGGGGCAGGAACCGGGTGGAGTCGTGCCTGGATGATCAACTTTAATGCACGCCTATTGGACGGGCGATCGGCCAAAGAAAACATAGATAAATTTATGCAGATCTCTCTGGCAAAAAATTTATTTGATCTGCACCCCCCGTTCCAGATAGACGGTAATTTTGGATTTACTGCAGGAGTAGCGGAAATGCTTCTTCAGTCCCACGAAGACTTTATAAGGATCCTTCCTGCACTTCCAGAATCCTGGGAAAACGGAGAAATTGCAGGTTTAAAGGCAAGAGGAGATATTGAAGTAGATATCCGGTGGGAAAAAGGTTTATTAAAAGAACTGGTTTTAAGAGCCAAGGAAGGGAAAAAACAAAAGATTCATTACGCAGGAACTGAAGTTGTAATAAACCTGCTTTCCGGCAAGGAAGTAATTCTTAGTGCTGACCTTAAAACATTATAACCAATAGTTAATCAATAGATTACCTAAAAACTTTATTTATGAAAACCCTATATCGATATAGTTTTATCAGCCTGTTCCTACTTTCAACATTTTTTGCAGGTGCCCAGGAACCCGAACCTGTTGGTCCCCTGCCGTCTCAGCGGCAGTTAGACTGGCATGAAATGGAATACTATGCTTTTGTTCATTTCAACATGAACACCTTTACCAATATGGAATGGGGAGAGGGAGGGGAATCTCCTGAAAAGTTTAATCCTACAAATCTGGATACCCGTCAATGGGCGCGCGTAGCGAAGGAAGCAGGTATGAAAGGAATAATTCTTACGGCTAAACACCACGATGGATTTGCGCTTTGGCCTACTAAAACGACAGAACATTCAGTAAAAAATTCTCCCTGGAAGGAAGGTGAGGGTGATGTAATAAAAGAGCTTGCAGAAGCTTGTAAGGAGTATGGGCTCAAACTGGGAGT is part of the Antarcticibacterium sp. 1MA-6-2 genome and harbors:
- a CDS encoding glycoside hydrolase N-terminal domain-containing protein, with amino-acid sequence MQALPIGNGRLGAMVFGDPENERIQLNEDSMWPGGPDWGNSKGTPEDLKFLRQLIENGNIEQADNEIVERFSYKGIVRSHQTMGDLFIQFEDRGPIENYRRSLNLNTAEVVVNYTSGDADYNQKVLASAPDDVVIIELSTTSKKGMDLKLRLDRPKDEGHSTVTLSNPSSSEISMKGEVTQYGGRKHSQLSTFRLWC
- a CDS encoding fumarylacetoacetate hydrolase family protein translates to MKIIRFGEAGKEKPGVQLANGKRLDVSGFESDYTEDFFANDGISKLNTWLSSNEENCEEIGENVRLGSPIARPSKIVCVGLNYAKHAAESGMDVPKEPILFFKATSAIVGPNDDLIIPRGSKKTDWEVELGVVIGKKTSYVDEAEAMDYVVGYVLHNDYSEREFQIERSGQWVKGKSCDTFAPLGPFLATKDEIKDPHNLDLWLKLNGEIKQQSNTSDFVFNIPQLVSYISQFMTLLPGDIISTGTPFGVGMGLNPQRYLKPGDLVELGIDGLGTSKQTARAYKK
- a CDS encoding alpha-L-fucosidase, giving the protein MGELTESVRGAGLKMGLYYSLPEWNHPLHRWYADPHDSIGEYVDTYMIPQFKELVSTYKPSLIFADGEWFNTAEQWHSAELINWYYNLVGDEAIVNNRWGSGLDVGFLTPEYSAGIKETTRPWAEVRGIGRSFGLNRNEDLEAYGTSKELVEKFVQAVANGGGMILNVGPGADGQIPLIQQERLVQLGKWLKINGEAIYGTKSFSVIEEEKEVQISRIDNNINFNWVRNAPMKGIREDDFSVKWEGFLFPPQSGKYILELEADDEAVLKLDGKTIINNNYTAPDKEAEVMNANTSNSNRAEINLTANKPYYLVLEYREKKQNAMVKLSWSTKGKEKDIIPPSAFYLDQNRNDAGISGEYNSLKTHMAYTRNTNSVFAISFEWPEEILELNIPKPRDGATVQMLGLERDLKWWYKEEKLYINTGEIKYGELPSHDAWTFKIENY
- a CDS encoding amidohydrolase → MRVDSHQHFWAYDSQRESWINENMKAIRRNFFPEDLKPVLSQHHFDGCIAVEANNSEEETQFLLDLARQNSFIKGVVGWVDLAADNCEERLEYFLENPLFKGIRYSLQGQDLREIITPHFKRGIALLSKFDLTYDLLVQEQQLPEIVEFVKEFPSQRFVLDHMAKPQISFGHSGKWEKNISNLGACDNVYCKVSGFLTETEDYKWSSNDFTPFIDTVAKCFRGRSIDVWIRLAKYALQQELMGIQCKS
- a CDS encoding glycosyl hydrolase family 95 catalytic domain-containing protein, which produces MRRLSNIKYSEIFKRHVRDHQKYFNRVSLQLGDSQKVNLPTDIRLKNLATGKEDLGLVADLFQFGRYLLISSSRPGTNPANLQGLWNEHIAAPWNADYHLNVNLQMNYWPAEVTNLTELHMPLFDFTDKLIERGRITAREQYGIKRGAVAHQATDLWAPAFMRAEQPYWGSWIHGGGWLAQHYWEHYNFTKDKTFLRERAFPAIKSFAEFYLDWLVWDEKTQKWVSFPETSPENSYLNKEGKRAAVSYGSAMGHQIIAEVFDNILSAAEVLEIEDDFVKEVKEKRKNLFPGIVVGPDERLLEWNEPYEEPEKGHRHLSHLYGLHPGNDIIQSTPGAFEAAKNSIDYRLQHGGAGTGWSRAWMINFNARLLDGRSAKENIDKFMQISLAKNLFDLHPPFQIDGNFGFTAGVAEMLLQSHEDFIRILPALPESWENGEIAGLKARGDIEVDIRWEKGLLKELVLRAKEGKKQKIHYAGTEVVINLLSGKEVILSADLKTL